GAAATTTCTGATAATTCTCCTATATCTAGTTATAATGACAGTCTATGGGTTGGAAATCCTCCAAATTGGGTTGGGAAGTTCAAAGGTAGCAGTTGCttaattttaaagaaacttGCAGAAATGTATTTCAGATCAGGGTTGGAAAGCACATTATCTTCAGTTTTGCACCAAAATATATCTGAATTCTGTGAGCTAAATCTGGCCCAGCAGTTTTCTGATGAAACTGTTAACATTATGTGTGAGCTACTGAGGCAGTATATCAAAGTGAAGATAGAAAGAGATATTGAAGagatttatatttgttttcGGCTTCTGAAAAGGTATGTTAATGTTGCAAGTTAGTATGGCACCCTTCTGTTTATCATTGTTTTCGTACATAATCATGTGCTTTTATCCTTGTTCttcccatatttttttattcagttTGTTTGCTAGATTTAGTCCTTTAATGTTAATGGAGATTGTGCTAAACTAGGCATAGAGGCTGGAGTGGATTAAAAAAGAGGTTAGTTGATTGGTAGCATGCTGTTTTCTGTGTGTATGTACCAGCAACCATCTTTCGGTAAATTCCTCATATCCAGTGAAGTCATGTAAGGTTGGAGTTTTTGTAAATTCCTTAGAATTCtgttatattttgaatttgattaaTGACAATTACATAAGTATTGAACTaggagaaaatattttgttgagttacaagacgATGTTGTAATCATTATGAGTGTGATACTGAGATATTAGAGATCTTTGTAATCATTACTCCAGGGGGTAGAGTTCTCTATATGTATGGATGGTCATTTACTGTTTTTAAATTCAATcaattcaataaagatttttttcCTCTCATATGGCTAACCCTTTTCAAGTGTAGCTATTTAAAGTATTGTGAAAGCTGTGCTAATATTTCAAAGTCATTTTACTTACTAGATTTTATAGATTGTTTGGTGACAGTCTGTTGAGtaaaacataatttgttttcagGTTTGCAGCTATGTCCCAATTTTTCCTACAGGTATATAATAGTGTGTATCCTTACCTTCAGGTATGCATTCAGCCTACTTTCTCTTTTACCATCATCTTCTGTTTATCAATCAAAAAACACTTTTTAAAATGGGGGCCAAAGCATGCAGAGCACAGGGTTGTATGTAGACCAGTTCGTACTTAACAAAACATAATTTATGGGAACTAGTATTTGTTAGTCTTAGTTAAAACCTTTTAAATACTGAAATTACAATTTCAAAGTTAAAAAAAGTGgtgtttatttataaaataatgaaatttattTGGCTTATCAACTGAACGTAAAACATTACAAACAGAAGGATAAACTCCTAAATAACACTACAAAATGGAAATGaatcaagaaaaagaaaatcaatgGAATGATCCTAATCCCCCAAAATATGTGTTAGGAATAGGTCATGTGCTTTACGCCAAATAAAGGACAAATGTCTAATCTTATTCCAAATTAAGTAATGTGCCAAAGAGTTGTGCGTATAAACAGAGTTTTATATATGGGTTGAAACACTTGGTTTATTAcgtcattttatattaataaggAGTTTGTGTAGTTTTAACACATAGTTTTCAGGATAtgcttcttcctttttttctctATTAATACAGTACCCTGGTTCAAATTTTGTAGGCAGCTGTTGAGGACAATTATGGAGGGACTTTACTTTTACCATCATAGTAGCACTCAAACTTATAAAATTCTTACCTTGCTATGCTAAACTTGAGCAAAATTCACTGGTATAACCGCATAAGCGAATGAGGTCAGATCCAATTCAAAAGCTGCTATTCACCACTGATGTGCTGCAGAGTATGTCCGACTTTAATCTGATACCTAAACATTTTCTTCAGCATATGTGCCCATCTTAATGAATCTTGCATTTCTAACCAGTTAATTAAACATCAAACTAGttgataaaattgatttttatgttCCATTGTCTGCCTCTTTAACACGTATGAATTGTTCTTTTGTCTTCCATCTATTTGTGATGTTGAACTTCAAACGTCCGAAGTTGTGAGTTTGACTGGTTTGAATGTCCATCTATCCTAATTTGTGAGTTATACTGGTTTTAATTGTTAGAAAATAATAGATGGCTTTAATAAACCAAGAGTGGAGgtgaattgattttaaaaactttttcaaaagaCTTACCCTTTCTTTAAGTTCTTTAAAAACTATTTCAATTCAAAAAACTGAATGCAATTAATTTGggaattaaaattgataaaagattgtaaaagaaatttaTAGTGATTCACATCACAAACGATCTTACATTGATAATTCTATGGATGCAGTCATCTTTTACAATTATGATTGAAATTGTGTAGTTAGTTATCCCTCTCCTGTATAACTTGGGATTTATGACCTGCAGTCACTGAACATGAATTGAAAATATTAGTAAGTCTTCTTGGTTCACTTAGGTGATGTGAATTTTGATAGATATTGTTTGTCTAGTTTTAGTCTCTCTTAAGTTTTAGATTATAATACTGTTTGTGAATTGGTGGTACTTGATATGGTTTgttgtctttattttctgatGAGATTTGTTGATTGATTGAGAATGTGTTTTCTTGTTTATGCAGCCGCGTCTGTATTGGGCTTATGGAACCCTCATGGACTGATTAGGAAGTATGGGCTTATGTGCTGCAGGCAGTGTTTCCGCAGCAATGCGAAGAAAATTGGCATCATTAaggtaaatattttttaaccatCTGTGTGAATTTCAAATTTTCCGAATTATTTCTGCACAGGTTTTCATAACCACTTTGTCTTTTTGGGTTGCAGTATCGCTGAATGAGCGTCCCCAACCGTTTTGGTTTCTGCCATTAGTGATGTTATCGTGGGGATGATTTCATTGTTTGaagaattttaagaatttttatgGCATTTAGTCAAGTTAATTATCACACTCTACAGTTGTTGAACTgagaatatttttgttttatataattgTTTTGAGCTATCAACATCTTTCTCTGTGCCCATTTATAATTCTGCAATTTTCTATATCTACTTCTTTATTAGTTCCATGTGTTCGCAATTTTCTCTTAATTGTAAATGTTttcattgaaaaataatttgtaaaattatttttatttaaagagaataattaaattatataatatagaaaAGTGTTCCatgattaatattaaaattcatgGTGAATTTGTGGTTTGTATTTTGGTGGCAATGATTGACTTGATACAGTGCCTCCTCAAAGAACTCAAGGGCCATAAAAGATGTAACTGGACCTGCATTGTGTCACAATTATCAATCAACCcatttataaatgttttttttttttgcactcGTTGGAAGTTTATCCTTATTTCATCCTTTTTATGACTTGTTCTCGtgttttagaaataattttggaGTTAATATCATGTGTAAGATCATGCAGTTGCATCATGACTGCATGGTTGATTGCATGGTCTCCTCCCCATTTCAAAATGTAATTTCAACGCGGTTTAAAGCTTATACTTTAGATGAAGCTTTGCTTCTTCATTTGGTGAAATTTCGAGGAATTATATTTGatctaataattatattttaccaGCATTCAAAATTTGAACGATTCGATCATCATCTAATAATAACTGGTAAAGGGCTTCACGAACTGGTAAACGAGTAGCACTGTGATCAATGAACTTATCACAACTACTTTCAACATCATGTGCCtctatttttttcatatcaATTTCTCTGTAAATAACACTCTTGAAACAAAGAAAGAATAACAGTTACGGTTGAAATTAGATTAAGTTACTATTATACAGCTTTAGCCCCCCACATTTTGAATTACTAGATCATATTAACGTTTGAATTATGATTCACTTCATTCTTCACAGTACTATTTATTGCAGCAACCTTTGAATCAAACTGAACTTTCCGTTTTAGGTCCACGGTTGAGGAAGAAACCGTCCACTACACTACACTTTTTGTGTAATTACTAAAACAGTTTTTGTATTTGCTAATGTTTTTCTTTATCAGTGTTTTGTACAGTATTCTTATGGCCATTAGTTCAATGCATGACGATCCTTTTAGGTTTAAAAACATAAGAAATCTTCCGATCTTCAGactaattgaaattatatttacaataccatattattattattatcatcatcataCAAATTTTCACACGGCCCTCATCGTAACTGCAAACAGCCTGGATTCTAACTTGAATTATGTAATGCACGCTTCattattagaagaaaaaaagttattagcatagagcttcttcttcctgcacccctacgtttttcttcctgcacccccacataTTTATAAATTCCAAAACTGACCTTTACCTTGTTTCGAAAGCAACTTGTTGATTTCCGGATTGCTGAATCCGGAAGTCTAATTTTTGTTACGGATTGATGGATCCAGAAGATTACCGTATTCATCAATTTGGAATATTTATGGATTTTCCAATCtagaatgcaaaaaaataaatgcgGATTTCTCATTCTGTAAAATTACCGAATTGTATTGTCcggaagaagaaagagtagtGTGGGTTTTATGTGTATTTTGGGGTTTTTAAAAAGTAGTAGAGATATTATTGTCTTCGTATtacattgtgggggtgcaggaagaaaaatgtaggggtgcaggaagaaactgccttagCATAGTTTAGTAGGACTTGCCCAGCTTTTAACCCAAATAAAAGTggggcagtttcttcctgcacccctacatttttcctcctgcacccccataatgttatgcaaagattaaattgtccctattattttttaaaaaccctaaaatgcacttgaattgtatttattttttgcattatggattATGGAATCCGGAAATTTTTTGGATTGGCACTTCCAATAAAatttcggatccaccaatccataattcaaaatatgcatttcacattttcatcattcaaaaaaaactttccggatccaccaatccataacaAAAATTTGCATTCGGAATttaaaaatctaattttaaaaGTGGATGGAAACAACCCAAATAAAAGTGGAGTGAAACAACCCAAACTCAAACTGATTGATACTATTACAGAGTTGTCCCAAACATTTTGAATTGACTTTTTAGATAAATGTCCACGTAATGTGATATAGTGTGAACTAAAATCTACTATGGAAACTGGAATTGAGGTTGGTGGAGAATGTGATGACAAGTGTTCAGGGAACAAAACTCCAGTTACAGATAATGGTGTCTGGTTAAGTAACAGTTTAGAACTCAGACTCTATTGGGCTTCATTTTTTGGGTTATTGGGCCTGTGTGCATTACTAGGCGGCAAGATATGGACAaatgcttcctgcaccatataaTTTCAACATGCATTTAACCTATTacagaaaatgacaaaaaattacttttaaaatgacgaaaataaccttaaaaagaagggtgtaaataaaatatatttttggaacCTTTTATCCGGAAATATTCTGATTTAGATATccaaaacacatttttaaattttggaaatttttatgcagaatatattttttaattttgtattctagatttttttataaaaaaatgtatttttttatttttgaattatatttactttttcgaatttttaaatttggaataagagtaattttggaaatttcgAAAAATAATAGGATGGAGGTTAGAATTAATACGGTGGAAGAAGAAATTGGCAAGATATGGTATGAGTGTGAAGCTACGAGGGACACGTGTTGAGGAAAAGTTTTGAATAAAATATCCCAGCTTCGCATGCCAATTCCACACAGCGTCACACAAACAAGGTAGCGAGAACATGGGGATGGTAGAAAAGGTGGCTCTTCCGCTGCTCCTCCCAaacccaccaccaccaccaccgtCACCGTCGCCGTCGTCCCCTTCTTCCAAACCCAATTCTGTTGCAGTGATGACCCCTAGCCCTAGTCCTAGCACTACCCCTACTCCTACTCCTGCTACTCCAACCTCAGCACCGCCAATGAGCACCCTTATCCATGACCTTAATAGCAATTCAAGTTCTCGCTCTCGTTCCCGACACCGCGTAGCTCTGGGGAAGTCCTTCGACCCTAACCGCGGCAAGCCATGGTCTCCTCACGGCCTTTCTCCTTCAGGTCAGCAAATTCTGCGCACCTTAATTCATTCCGATTCGAATGCCATTTCCACTGACTTAGATAATATTCTGCGTCCTCTGCTGGACCAACCAAATCCCGCTTCCGATATATTGGGAATAATCAAGGCCTTAGGCTTTAGCAACAAATACGACCTTGCCTTCGCCGTCTTCCAATGGGTTCGAACCACCCACCATTCCGTTCCACTTTTCACCACTTCTGCAATCACCGTTATCATCAAAATTCTCGGAAAAGCGGGGCGGGTCTCCTCCGCCGCCTCCCTGCTTCTCGCTCTCCAAAGCGACGGCGTTCACATTGACGTCTATGCCTACACCTGTTTGATAAATGCGTATTCCAGCAGCGGCAGGTACAGGGACGCCGTCAACCTCTTCAACAAGATGCAACAAGACGGCTGCAATCCCACTCTCATCACCTACAACGTCGTTCTCAATGTGTACGGCAAAATGGGCATGCCTTGGTCTAACGTCACGGCCCTTGTTGACTCCATGAAGTCTCGTGGGGTTGCTCCTGATCTCTACACTTACAACACGCTTATTAGTTGCTGTCGCCGCGGTTCTCTCTACGAAGAAGCTGTTCACCTCTTTGAGCAGATGAAGCTGGAGGGTTTCGCCCCTGACAAGGTTACCTATAATGCGTTGTTGGATGTTTTTGGCAAGTCCAGACGCCCCAAAGAGGCTATGCAGGTCCTCAGAGAGATGGAAGCCAATGCCTTTTCTCCCACCATTGTTACTTACAATTCCCTGATATCTGCTTGTGCTAAAGGTGGTTTGTTGGAGGAGGCACTCCAGCTTAAAACCCAAATGCTGGACAAGGGGATTCAGCCTGACGTCTTTACCTACACCACCCTTTTGTCTGGATTTGAGAAGGCCGGAAAAGATGAGTTTGCCATCCAAGTTTTTGAAGAAATGAGATCGGTGGGATGCAAGCCTAATATTTGTACCTTCAATGCCCTTATTAAGATGCATGGCAACCGAGGAAAGTTTGCCGAAATGATGAAAGTTTTTGACGAGATCAGGGTGTGCAATTGTTCCCCTGATATTGTTACTTGGAACACCCTTCTGGCTGTGTTTGGACAAAATGGAATGCACTCCCAGGTGTCTggaatatttaaagaaatgaaGAGAGCAGGGTTTGTGCCCGAGAGGGATACTTTCAACACTCTGATCAGTGCCTACAGCAGGTGTGGTTCCTTTGACCAGGCAATGGCCGTTTACAAGAGCATGCTCGAAGCTGGAGTGGTGCCGGATCTTTCTACCTACAATGCTGTTTTAGCAGCATTGGCCCGAGGAGGGCTTTGGGAACAATCTGAGAAAGTCCTTGCTGAAATGAAGGACGGACGGTGTAAACCTAGTGAGATGTCATATTCGTCTTTGCTTCATGCTTATGCCAATGGTAAGGAGATTGAAAGGATGAATGCTTTTGCCGAGGAGATATACTCCGGCTCCATTGAAACACATCCTGTTCTTTTGAAGACCCTTGTTCTAGTAAACAGCAAGAGTGATCTCTTGATGGATACAGAACGTGCCTTTTTGGAATTAAGGACAAGAGGAGTTTCGGTTGACATTACTACTCTGAATGCAATGCTTTCGATATATGGGAGGAAGCAGATGGTGGCCAAAGCCAACGAGATTTTGAACTTCATGCATGACAGGGGATTTTCTCCGAGTTTGACTACATATAATAGTTTGATGTATATGCACAGCCGTTCtgaaaactttcaaaaatcAGAAGAAATCTTGAGGGAAGTTCTGGAGAAAGGTATGAAACCTGATAGAATTTCATACAATACTGTTATTTATGCATATTGCAGAAATGGTAGGATGAAGGACGCTTCGCGAATATTTTCTGAAATGAAAGACTCTGCACTTCTTCCTGATGTTGTAACTTTCAACACATTTATTGCAACTTATGCTGCTGACTCGATGTTTGCTGAAGCTATTGATGTAGTTCGATACATGATCAAGCAGGGATGTAAACCAGACCAGAATACTTATAACTCCATTGTTGATTGGTATTGTAAGCTCAACCGTCGGGATGAGGCCAACAGTTTTATTAAAAGCCTTCGTGATCTTGACCCACATGTTTCTAAGGAGGAGGAAAGTAGGTTACTTGAGAGAATAGTAAAAATGTGGCCATAAGTTTTTTCATGACTCTCCTATTCCGAAATTTAGGATGCCATGCCCTTAGTCTCTTCTTCCTCCTTGGTTGATATGTTATATAATATTGAGTATGGGGTTGGGATTCACCGCGTGTAGCTCTAAATGACGGTGATCCTTTAATGGGGTTTATCTGCTGAAAAAGGTAGCAGTATGTCTCCTCATCGATGCTTGCAGGTGTAGTTGGTTGTATAGAAAGATGGAAATTTAGGAATAGTAAGAGATATTATTTAGAGCTTTGAATCTTGTATCACGTTGTAAATTGTAATACACgagatattatttatttatattctcTTATTTTCGTCTTCCCTAACTAAATCTGTAAGTTTTCCACTTCCATGCACAGTTAATCAAATTATAAGGCTGAATTGACCCGATTTCCTTGTTTATACCTTATAATATCAATTTATGTAACTACCTTTATTTTGATGGTTTTGCATTTTGTACTGCAATTTGTCATTAAACTGGAAGAAATATTAGCACTTTTATTTGTATCTATTGCTCTGTTTttctaaaaatgttttatttggcAACATATGTCATCTGTTTACTAATAGGCAAAGCAGTATGTGTCGGGCACTAGTGAAGACGAAGCTATGCCATATTCAGCGTGTGGACCCAATTTCAAGGTTATACaccattctagttttgaaaacaATGATTTATTGCCTTCTTCTTTGAGTCAAGTTGATGGTTCAGTGTTTCAACAATTGCCTGAGGATTTGAAAGCTGACATTCTTGAGCAGCTTCCTGCACACAGAAGGACAGAGATTTGCTCCAGTGTTGTGATCCCTCCTATTGAAAACAATTCGTTGTCAGTAGGTGTTGAAATTTCTGATAATTCTCCTATATCTAGTTATAATGACAGTCTATGGGTTGGAAATCCTCCAAATTGGGTTGGGAAGTTCAAAGGTAGCAGTTGCttaattttaaagaaacttGCAAAAATGTATTTCAGATCAGGGTTGGCAAGCACATTATCTTCAGTTTTGCACCAAAATATATCTGAATTCTGTGAGCTAAATCTGGCCCAGCAGTTTTCTGATGAAACTGTTAACATTATGTGTGACCTACTGAGGGAGTATATCAAATTGAGGATAGAAAGAGATATTGAAGAGAGTTATATTTGTTTTCGACTTCTGAAAAGGTATGTTAATGTTGAAAGTTAGTATGGCACCCTtctgtttattatttttttcatacatAATCATGTGCTTTTATCCTTATTCTTcccacatttttttattcagtTTGTTTGCTAGATTTAGTCCTTTAGTGTTAATGGAGATTGTGCTAAACTAGACATAGAGGCTGGAATGGATTAAAAAAGAGGTTAGTTGATTGGTAGCATACTGTCTTTCTGTGTGTATGTACCAGCAACCATCTTTCGGTAAATTCCTCATATCCAGTGAAGTCATGTGAGCTTGGAGTTTTTGTAAATTCCTTAGAATTCtgttatattttgaatttgattaaTGACAATTACATTACTATTGAATTaggagaaaatattttgtttagttACAAGATGATGTTGTAATTATGAGTATGGTACTGAAAGATAGATATTAGAGATCTTAGTAGTCATCACTTCAGGGGGCAGAGTTCTCTATATGTATGCATGctcatttattgtttttaaatttaatcaattcaataaagatttttttcCTCTCATATAGCTAACCCGTTTCAATTAGCTATTAAAAGGAATGTGAAAGCTGTGGTAATATTTCTAAGT
The sequence above is a segment of the Phaseolus vulgaris cultivar G19833 chromosome 2, P. vulgaris v2.0, whole genome shotgun sequence genome. Coding sequences within it:
- the LOC137810453 gene encoding pentatricopeptide repeat-containing protein At5g02860, whose product is MGMVEKVALPLLLPNPPPPPPSPSPSSPSSKPNSVAVMTPSPSPSTTPTPTPATPTSAPPMSTLIHDLNSNSSSRSRSRHRVALGKSFDPNRGKPWSPHGLSPSGQQILRTLIHSDSNAISTDLDNILRPLLDQPNPASDILGIIKALGFSNKYDLAFAVFQWVRTTHHSVPLFTTSAITVIIKILGKAGRVSSAASLLLALQSDGVHIDVYAYTCLINAYSSSGRYRDAVNLFNKMQQDGCNPTLITYNVVLNVYGKMGMPWSNVTALVDSMKSRGVAPDLYTYNTLISCCRRGSLYEEAVHLFEQMKLEGFAPDKVTYNALLDVFGKSRRPKEAMQVLREMEANAFSPTIVTYNSLISACAKGGLLEEALQLKTQMLDKGIQPDVFTYTTLLSGFEKAGKDEFAIQVFEEMRSVGCKPNICTFNALIKMHGNRGKFAEMMKVFDEIRVCNCSPDIVTWNTLLAVFGQNGMHSQVSGIFKEMKRAGFVPERDTFNTLISAYSRCGSFDQAMAVYKSMLEAGVVPDLSTYNAVLAALARGGLWEQSEKVLAEMKDGRCKPSEMSYSSLLHAYANGKEIERMNAFAEEIYSGSIETHPVLLKTLVLVNSKSDLLMDTERAFLELRTRGVSVDITTLNAMLSIYGRKQMVAKANEILNFMHDRGFSPSLTTYNSLMYMHSRSENFQKSEEILREVLEKGMKPDRISYNTVIYAYCRNGRMKDASRIFSEMKDSALLPDVVTFNTFIATYAADSMFAEAIDVVRYMIKQGCKPDQNTYNSIVDWYCKLNRRDEANSFIKSLRDLDPHVSKEEESRLLERIVKMWP